A single window of Haliotis asinina isolate JCU_RB_2024 chromosome 5, JCU_Hal_asi_v2, whole genome shotgun sequence DNA harbors:
- the LOC137283366 gene encoding very long chain fatty acid elongase 5-like: MNTVKVPVRLHNIINLESFPLFCIYLLMTSFSGYWQKWTKPLNLKPLLVLHNFICCVGSFYTFYGFTRGVYKSGFLYSKEVTEELTFVFWVYYMTKIVELMDTVFMILRHRQRQISFLHVFHHSSMLLLSNFGYAYLPYPCIAVFQSLNSLVHVVLYFYYGLTAVVPNNPPQWRKQLTQMQIIQFLIDFAISLYGVVYYEFCFFSLFYGLSMTVLFSNFYYHAYVRKPKQKQPEDKIKSN, translated from the exons ATGAACACGGTCAAGGTTCCGGTAAGACTTCACAATATCATTAACTTGGAATCATTTCCTCTGTTCTGCATCTACCTCCTCATGACATCCTTCTCAGGTTActggcagaaatggacaaaaccacTGAATCTCAAACCG CTGCTCGTCCTTCACAACTTCATCTGCTGCGTGGGCAGCTTTTACACCTTCTACGGCTTCACCCGTGGAGTCTACAAAAGCGGCTTTCTTTACTCCAAGGAAGTAACAGAAGAACTGACCTTTGTCTTTTGGGTCTACTACATGACCAAGATCGTTGAACTAATGGACACAGTGTTCATGATCCTCCGACATCGTCAGCGCCAAATTTCCTTCCTCCACGTGTTCCACCACTCCAGCATGCTGCTACTCAGCAACTTCGGCTACGCATACTTGCCCTACCCATGCATCGCTGTGTTCCAGTCCCTCAACTCCCTGGTTCATGTGGTTTTGTACTTCTACTATGGTCTTACTGCCGTTGTACCGAACAACCCTCCTCAGTGGAGGAAACAACTTACACAGATGCAGATCATTCAGTTCCTTATTGATTTTGCCATATCACTTTATGGAGTTGTGTACTATGAGTTTTGCTTTTTTAGCCTTTTTTATGGACTGTCCATGACTGTTCTATTTTCTAACTTTTATTATCATGCTTATGTGCGAaagccaaaacaaaaacaacccgAAGACAAGATCAAGTCAAACTGA